One genomic window of Sarcophilus harrisii chromosome X, mSarHar1.11, whole genome shotgun sequence includes the following:
- the LOC116420258 gene encoding glutenin, low molecular weight subunit 1D1-like isoform X2, with translation MDKGKAEDQQSIRRDLAKIEQKVDLLLEKVDKFTKEPGASAAVQEDKPPQPEQEQQPPTPPSPPRPALPQQGATPQQQVVLPQQQVAAPQQHVVLPQQQVAAPQQHVVLPQQQAAAPLQQVVLPQQHHGGKGQKRSKGGAKGAHAEAGGAGKSA, from the exons ATGGACAAAG GCAAGGCCGAGGACCAGCAGAGCATCCGGAGGGACCTGGCCAAGATCGAGCAGAAGGTGGATCTCCTGCTGGAGAAGGTGGATAAGTTCACCAAGGAGCCCGGGGCCTCTGCCGCTGTGCAGGAAGACAAGCCCCCGCAGCCGGAGCAGGAGCAGCAACCCCCAACTCCTCCTTCACCTCCGAGGCCTGCGTTGCCCCAGCAGGGGGCAACCCCCCAGCAGCAGGTGGTCCTGCCCCAGCAGCAGGTGGCAGCCCCGCAACAGCACGTGGTCCTGCCCCAGCAGCAGGTGGCAGCCCCGCAACAGCACGTGGTCCTGCCCCAGCAGCAGGCGGCAGCCCCCCTGCAGCAGGTGGTCCTGCCCCAGCAGCACCATGGTGGCAAAGGCCAGAAGAGATCCAAGGGCGGCGCCAAGGGGGCTCACGCCGAGGCCGGAGGCGCTGGAAAGTCCGCGTAG
- the LOC116420258 gene encoding RNA polymerase II degradation factor 1-like isoform X1, protein MDKGGSKGKGKGGSGSKRGSNAKSSKGKAEDQQSIRRDLAKIEQKVDLLLEKVDKFTKEPGASAAVQEDKPPQPEQEQQPPTPPSPPRPALPQQGATPQQQVVLPQQQVAAPQQHVVLPQQQVAAPQQHVVLPQQQAAAPLQQVVLPQQHHGGKGQKRSKGGAKGAHAEAGGAGKSA, encoded by the exons ATGGACAAAG GCGGCTCCAAGGGCAAGGGCAAAGGGGGCTCCGGCTCCAAGCGAGGCTCTAACGCCAAGTCCTCCAAAGGCAAGGCCGAGGACCAGCAGAGCATCCGGAGGGACCTGGCCAAGATCGAGCAGAAGGTGGATCTCCTGCTGGAGAAGGTGGATAAGTTCACCAAGGAGCCCGGGGCCTCTGCCGCTGTGCAGGAAGACAAGCCCCCGCAGCCGGAGCAGGAGCAGCAACCCCCAACTCCTCCTTCACCTCCGAGGCCTGCGTTGCCCCAGCAGGGGGCAACCCCCCAGCAGCAGGTGGTCCTGCCCCAGCAGCAGGTGGCAGCCCCGCAACAGCACGTGGTCCTGCCCCAGCAGCAGGTGGCAGCCCCGCAACAGCACGTGGTCCTGCCCCAGCAGCAGGCGGCAGCCCCCCTGCAGCAGGTGGTCCTGCCCCAGCAGCACCATGGTGGCAAAGGCCAGAAGAGATCCAAGGGCGGCGCCAAGGGGGCTCACGCCGAGGCCGGAGGCGCTGGAAAGTCCGCGTAG